The following proteins are encoded in a genomic region of Streptococcus equi subsp. equi:
- the purF gene encoding amidophosphoribosyltransferase — MTYDVKSLNEECGVFGIWGHPHAAQVTYFGLHSLQHRGQEGAGIISNDNGELHQHRDVGLLSEVFKDSSDLDKLKGHAAIGHVRYATAGTASINNIQPFLYRFTDAQFGLCHNGNLTNAMSLKKALESEGAIFNASSDTEILMHLIRRSHHPEFLGKVKEALNTVKGGFAYLLMTENQLIAALDPNGFRPLSIGRMKNGAWVVSSETCAFEVVGAEWVRDVMPGEVIIIDDQGITYDCYTTTTQLAICSMEYIYFARPDSTIAGVNVHTARKRMGKRLAQEFQHEADIVVGVPNSSLSAAMGFAEASGLPNEMGLVKNQYTQRTFIQPTQELREQGVRMKLSAVSGVVKGKRVVMVDDSIVRGTTSRRIVNLLREAGATEVHVAIGSPELKYPCFYGIDIQTRRELISANHTAAEVCDIIGADSLTYLSLDGLIEAIGLDTKAPNGGLCVAYFDGQYPTPLYDYEEAYLKSLEEKVSFHIDQVTK; from the coding sequence ATGACATATGACGTAAAATCTCTTAATGAGGAATGTGGTGTTTTTGGGATTTGGGGACACCCACATGCCGCTCAAGTGACTTATTTTGGGCTTCATAGCCTACAGCACCGCGGCCAAGAGGGAGCAGGTATTATTTCAAATGATAATGGGGAGCTTCATCAGCATCGTGATGTAGGTCTCTTGTCAGAGGTGTTTAAGGATTCATCTGATCTGGACAAGCTAAAGGGACATGCTGCCATTGGTCATGTGCGGTATGCGACTGCTGGGACGGCTTCCATTAATAATATTCAGCCCTTTTTATATCGTTTTACAGACGCTCAATTTGGCTTGTGCCACAATGGTAATTTGACCAATGCTATGTCATTGAAAAAAGCGTTAGAGAGTGAGGGAGCTATTTTTAATGCCTCTTCTGATACAGAAATTCTAATGCATTTGATTCGTCGTAGTCATCACCCAGAATTTTTAGGAAAGGTAAAAGAGGCACTCAACACTGTTAAAGGGGGCTTTGCTTACCTGCTGATGACAGAGAACCAGCTGATAGCAGCGCTTGATCCAAACGGCTTTAGGCCGTTGTCTATAGGCCGTATGAAAAATGGGGCTTGGGTCGTCTCAAGTGAGACCTGTGCCTTTGAAGTGGTTGGTGCTGAGTGGGTTCGCGATGTGATGCCAGGTGAGGTCATTATCATTGATGATCAGGGGATCACTTATGACTGCTATACGACTACTACGCAGCTGGCTATCTGCTCTATGGAATATATTTACTTTGCGCGTCCTGATTCAACCATTGCTGGAGTCAATGTTCACACCGCTCGCAAGCGAATGGGAAAGAGACTGGCTCAGGAATTTCAGCATGAGGCTGATATTGTGGTTGGTGTGCCAAATTCCTCATTATCAGCAGCGATGGGCTTTGCAGAAGCATCAGGCCTGCCAAATGAAATGGGATTGGTCAAGAATCAATATACCCAACGAACCTTTATCCAACCAACTCAGGAGCTTCGTGAGCAGGGAGTTCGAATGAAACTTTCAGCTGTTTCAGGTGTTGTCAAGGGCAAAAGGGTTGTGATGGTAGATGATTCTATTGTCAGAGGGACAACCTCACGACGCATTGTTAATTTGCTGCGTGAAGCAGGAGCTACAGAGGTTCATGTAGCAATTGGTAGCCCTGAGCTCAAATACCCTTGCTTTTATGGGATTGATATTCAGACAAGACGGGAGCTGATTTCAGCTAATCATACTGCTGCTGAGGTCTGTGATATTATCGGTGCTGATAGCCTGACTTATTTGTCACTTGATGGGCTTATCGAGGCTATTGGACTTGATACAAAAGCACCAAATGGTGGGCTTTGTGTGGCTTATTTTGACGGTCAGTATCCAACGCCGCTTTATGATTATGAGGAGGCTTATCTCAAGAGCTTAGAAGAAAAGGTAAGCTTTCACATTGATCAGGTGACGAAGTAG
- the purH gene encoding bifunctional phosphoribosylaminoimidazolecarboxamide formyltransferase/IMP cyclohydrolase: MTKRALISVSDKRGIVDLARELKHLGWDIISTGGTRLALEEAGVVTVAIDDVTGFPEMMDGRVKTLHPLIHGGLLARRDIEHHLQAAKQNRIELIDLVVVNLYPFKETICRPDVTYDVAVDMVDIGGPSLLRSAAKNHASVTVVVDPTDYPLVLGELASTGSTSYQTRQSLAAKAFRHTAAYDAVIADYFTRQAGETKPEKLTLTYDLKQSMRYGENPQQAADFYQRALPTTYSIASAKQLNGKELSFNNIRDADAAIRIIRDFKERPTVVALKHMNPCGIGQADDIETAWDFAYAADPVSIFGGIVVLNREVDLATAEKLHAIFLELIIAPGYSKEALAVLTHKKKHLRILELPFAAQEASEIEAEYTGVLGGLLVQNQDVVTESPADWIVVTKRQPNEQEMAALAFAWKTIKYVKSNAIVIANDHMTLGVGPGQTNRIASIRIAIAQATGQLEGAVLASDAFFPFADSIEEIAAAGIKAIIQPGGSIRDSESIAAANQHGITMIFTGVRHFRH; the protein is encoded by the coding sequence ATGACTAAACGCGCCTTAATTAGCGTATCAGATAAAAGAGGGATTGTGGACCTTGCTAGGGAGCTTAAGCATCTTGGCTGGGATATTATATCAACAGGAGGAACAAGGCTTGCTCTTGAAGAGGCTGGTGTAGTTACTGTTGCTATTGACGATGTGACAGGCTTTCCTGAAATGATGGACGGACGGGTAAAAACGCTGCACCCTCTCATTCATGGTGGCTTACTTGCTCGTCGTGACATTGAGCACCACTTACAGGCAGCAAAGCAAAACAGGATTGAATTAATAGACCTTGTTGTTGTTAACCTTTATCCCTTCAAAGAAACCATTTGCCGTCCAGATGTCACTTATGATGTCGCTGTTGATATGGTTGATATTGGTGGTCCTTCACTGCTGCGTTCAGCGGCTAAAAATCATGCTAGTGTTACGGTAGTGGTTGATCCGACAGATTATCCGCTCGTTTTAGGAGAGTTGGCTAGCACTGGCAGTACAAGTTACCAAACCCGTCAAAGCTTAGCAGCTAAAGCTTTTCGCCATACTGCAGCCTATGATGCAGTGATTGCAGATTATTTTACAAGACAAGCAGGTGAGACAAAGCCTGAAAAGCTCACGCTTACCTATGATTTGAAGCAAAGCATGCGTTACGGTGAAAATCCTCAACAGGCTGCAGATTTTTACCAAAGAGCGCTCCCAACAACCTATTCAATTGCTTCAGCCAAGCAGCTAAATGGAAAAGAGCTATCATTCAACAATATTCGTGATGCAGATGCTGCGATTCGTATTATTCGTGATTTTAAGGAGCGTCCAACCGTTGTAGCACTCAAGCATATGAATCCATGTGGTATTGGTCAGGCAGATGATATTGAGACAGCTTGGGATTTTGCTTATGCAGCTGATCCGGTGTCTATCTTTGGTGGTATTGTTGTCCTAAATCGTGAGGTGGATCTAGCGACAGCGGAGAAGCTTCATGCTATTTTTCTTGAATTGATCATTGCACCAGGCTATTCCAAAGAAGCGCTAGCTGTTCTCACCCATAAAAAGAAGCACTTGCGAATTCTTGAATTGCCATTTGCTGCTCAGGAGGCTAGTGAAATAGAAGCAGAATATACAGGAGTTCTTGGTGGTCTACTAGTGCAAAATCAAGATGTTGTCACAGAGTCTCCAGCGGATTGGATAGTGGTGACAAAGCGTCAGCCAAATGAACAGGAAATGGCTGCTCTAGCATTTGCTTGGAAAACCATCAAATATGTCAAGTCTAATGCGATTGTCATTGCTAATGATCATATGACTTTGGGCGTTGGTCCAGGGCAAACAAACCGAATAGCCTCTATTCGTATTGCTATTGCGCAAGCAACGGGGCAGCTTGAGGGAGCAGTTCTTGCTAGCGATGCCTTCTTCCCATTTGCAGACAGCATTGAAGAAATTGCTGCCGCTGGTATCAAGGCTATTATCCAGCCTGGAGGCTCTATTCGTGATTCAGAATCTATTGCAGCTGCCAATCAGCATGGTATAACCATGATTTTCACAGGTGTGAGGCATTTTAGACATTAA
- the plsX gene encoding putative glycerol-3-phosphate acyltransferase PlsX, with protein MKKIAIDAMGGDYAPKAIVEGVNQAIESFSDIEIQLYGDQSRIESYLVKSDRVSIVHTDEKINSDDEPAKAIRRKKNASMVLAARAVKDGRADAVLSAGNTGALLAAGLFIIGRIKGVDRPGLLSTLPTVDGSGFDMLDLGANAENTAEHLHQYAILGSFYAKHVRGIAKPRIGLLNNGTEATKGDSLRKEVYNFLASDSSLQFIGNVEARDLMSGVADVVVADGFTGNAVLKSIEGTAMSIMGQLKSAIAVGGVKAKFGALLLKSSLYDLKDTLDYSSAGGAVLFGLKAPLVKSHGSSDAKAIFHTIKQVRTMLETDVVGQLVEEFSKESDVND; from the coding sequence ATGAAGAAAATTGCAATAGACGCTATGGGTGGTGATTATGCCCCTAAAGCTATTGTTGAGGGTGTTAATCAGGCGATAGAATCCTTTTCAGATATTGAAATTCAGCTTTATGGCGATCAATCAAGGATTGAGTCTTACCTAGTTAAATCAGATCGTGTGTCCATTGTTCATACAGATGAAAAAATTAATTCTGATGATGAGCCAGCAAAGGCTATTCGTCGTAAGAAGAATGCTTCTATGGTTTTAGCTGCAAGGGCAGTTAAGGATGGTCGGGCTGATGCAGTTCTTTCGGCAGGTAATACAGGCGCCTTGTTAGCTGCTGGTTTGTTTATTATTGGTCGTATCAAGGGAGTGGATCGTCCTGGTTTGCTGTCAACTCTGCCAACGGTTGATGGTTCAGGCTTTGACATGTTAGATTTGGGTGCCAATGCTGAAAACACAGCAGAGCATTTACACCAATATGCTATTTTAGGCTCTTTTTATGCAAAACATGTGCGTGGTATTGCCAAGCCTCGGATTGGCTTGCTTAATAATGGTACTGAGGCAACTAAGGGTGATTCTCTTCGCAAGGAGGTCTATAATTTTTTAGCTTCAGACAGCAGCCTACAGTTTATTGGGAATGTTGAGGCAAGAGATTTGATGTCTGGCGTGGCAGATGTTGTGGTAGCAGATGGCTTTACAGGAAATGCTGTTTTGAAGTCGATTGAAGGCACTGCTATGAGTATTATGGGACAATTGAAATCAGCTATAGCAGTAGGTGGTGTTAAGGCAAAGTTTGGAGCTCTTTTATTGAAGAGTAGCCTTTATGACTTAAAGGATACTTTAGATTATTCCAGTGCGGGTGGGGCTGTATTGTTTGGTCTTAAAGCACCTCTTGTGAAATCACATGGTTCTAGTGATGCCAAGGCTATTTTTCATACCATTAAGCAGGTTCGTACGATGCTAGAAACAGATGTAGTTGGCCAATTAGTTGAGGAGTTTTCTAAGGAGAGTGATGTAAATGACTGA
- the purM gene encoding phosphoribosylaminoimidazole synthetase — protein sequence MSKNAYAQSGVDVEAGYELVERIKKHAERSKRLGVMGGLGGFGGLFDLSKTGVKEPVLVSGTDGVGTKLMLAIQYDKHDTIGQDCVAMCVNDIIAAGAEPLYFLDYLAAGKNEPAKLEQVIAGIAEGCVQAGAALIGGETAEMPGMYGQDDYDLAGFAVGIAEKSQLIDGSRVAEGDHLLGLASSGVHSNGYSLVRRIFAGYTGEELLPELDGKKLKEVLLEPTRIYVKAVLPLIKSGLVAGIAHITGGGFIENLPRMFSKELAAEIEEASLPVLPIFKVLETYGKINHEEMFEIFNMGIGMVLAVKPEHVEQVKACLDEPVYDIGRVVTRTVASVVMKP from the coding sequence ATGTCTAAAAATGCTTATGCTCAATCAGGTGTCGATGTTGAAGCAGGCTATGAGCTTGTTGAGCGAATAAAAAAGCATGCCGAGCGTAGCAAACGATTGGGTGTTATGGGTGGTCTAGGAGGCTTTGGTGGTCTGTTTGACCTGTCAAAGACTGGTGTTAAGGAGCCTGTTTTGGTTTCAGGGACAGATGGCGTCGGAACAAAGCTAATGCTTGCAATCCAGTACGATAAGCATGACACGATTGGGCAGGATTGTGTGGCAATGTGTGTCAATGATATTATTGCAGCAGGTGCCGAACCCCTGTATTTTCTTGATTACCTTGCAGCAGGAAAAAATGAGCCTGCCAAATTAGAGCAGGTGATTGCAGGTATTGCTGAGGGCTGTGTTCAAGCAGGTGCTGCTCTTATCGGTGGAGAAACTGCTGAGATGCCTGGTATGTATGGTCAAGATGACTATGATCTTGCCGGTTTTGCGGTTGGTATTGCTGAGAAATCTCAGCTGATTGATGGTTCAAGAGTAGCTGAGGGAGATCATCTCCTAGGTTTGGCATCAAGTGGAGTTCATTCAAATGGTTATTCCTTGGTTCGTCGTATTTTTGCCGGTTATACTGGTGAGGAGCTGCTTCCAGAGCTTGATGGAAAAAAGCTTAAGGAGGTACTTCTTGAGCCAACTCGTATTTATGTCAAGGCTGTGTTACCACTCATTAAAAGCGGCTTAGTGGCAGGAATCGCTCATATTACGGGTGGCGGCTTTATTGAAAACCTACCTCGTATGTTTTCCAAAGAACTAGCCGCTGAAATTGAAGAAGCCAGCTTACCTGTGCTGCCCATTTTTAAAGTCCTTGAGACATATGGTAAGATCAATCATGAAGAAATGTTTGAGATTTTTAATATGGGTATTGGCATGGTGCTTGCTGTCAAGCCTGAGCACGTTGAGCAGGTGAAGGCCTGTCTTGATGAGCCTGTGTATGACATTGGTCGCGTTGTGACCAGAACAGTTGCTAGTGTGGTGATGAAGCCATGA
- the acpP_1 gene encoding acyl carrier protein, producing the protein MTEEVILEKIIALIKKQRSRIDFDITEKTALKDDLGVDSIELVEFVINIEDEFGIDIPDEDVDGMVSMGDMLNYLVKRLNQS; encoded by the coding sequence ATGACTGAGGAAGTTATTTTAGAGAAAATCATCGCATTAATCAAGAAGCAAAGAAGTCGTATAGACTTTGACATTACAGAAAAAACAGCACTAAAGGATGATTTAGGAGTAGATTCGATTGAACTGGTAGAGTTTGTTATTAATATCGAAGATGAATTTGGTATTGATATTCCTGATGAAGATGTTGATGGCATGGTATCTATGGGAGATATGCTAAATTATTTGGTCAAGCGTTTAAACCAAAGCTAA
- the purC gene encoding phosphoribosylaminoimidazole-succinocarboxamide synthase, translated as MSNQLIYSGKAKDIYETADDGIVLISYKDQVTMLNGAHKEMIEGKGSLNNQISALIFDRLNRVGVSTHFIKQLSETEQLNKRVAIIPLEVVLRNVAAGSFSKRFGVKEGQALDEPIIELYYKNDALDDPFINDEHVSFLKLATDEQIAYIKQETHRINAYLKEWFASVGLTLVDFKLEFGFDKEGMLILADEFSPDNCRLWDNAGRHMDKDVFRRQLGSLTQAYETVLERLRALDQ; from the coding sequence GTGTCTAATCAACTCATTTATTCAGGTAAGGCAAAGGATATCTATGAAACAGCCGATGACGGGATTGTCTTAATCTCCTACAAGGATCAGGTCACTATGCTAAATGGAGCACATAAGGAAATGATTGAAGGAAAAGGGAGCCTTAATAATCAGATTTCTGCCTTAATCTTTGATAGGCTAAATAGGGTTGGCGTATCAACTCATTTTATTAAGCAATTATCCGAGACAGAACAGTTAAATAAAAGGGTTGCGATTATTCCTTTGGAGGTTGTTTTACGAAACGTGGCCGCTGGCTCATTTTCAAAGCGCTTTGGTGTTAAAGAAGGTCAGGCTTTGGACGAGCCAATTATTGAGCTTTATTACAAGAATGACGCTTTAGATGATCCTTTCATTAATGATGAGCATGTCAGCTTTTTAAAGCTTGCGACTGATGAGCAGATAGCCTACATCAAACAAGAGACGCATCGTATTAATGCTTATTTGAAGGAGTGGTTTGCTAGTGTTGGGTTGACACTGGTTGATTTTAAGCTAGAATTTGGCTTTGATAAGGAGGGGATGCTTATCCTTGCTGATGAGTTTTCTCCGGATAATTGCCGCTTGTGGGATAATGCGGGCCGTCACATGGATAAGGACGTTTTTCGTCGTCAGCTTGGCAGTTTGACGCAAGCCTATGAGACTGTTTTAGAAAGGCTAAGAGCATTGGATCAATAA
- the purN gene encoding phosphoribosylglycinamide formyltransferase: MTRIAVFASGNGSNFQTIAEQFPVAFVFSDHCDAHVLSRACALGVLSYSFELKDFENKQAYEQTLVALLQRHQIDLIVLAGYMKIVSTTLLDAYEGKIINIHPAYLPEFPGAHGILDAWQAGVSQSGVTVHWVDSGIDTGKIIKQVRVPRLSDDTLESFEARIHEAEYQLYPEVLDSLGVERLNR; encoded by the coding sequence ATGACAAGAATTGCCGTTTTTGCTTCTGGTAATGGCTCCAATTTTCAAACGATTGCAGAACAGTTTCCGGTTGCCTTTGTTTTTTCTGATCATTGCGATGCTCATGTTTTAAGTAGAGCCTGTGCTTTGGGTGTTCTGTCCTACAGCTTTGAACTAAAGGACTTTGAGAATAAGCAAGCCTATGAGCAGACTCTTGTGGCATTGCTGCAGCGGCATCAGATTGATCTCATCGTCCTTGCCGGCTATATGAAAATTGTGAGTACAACCTTACTTGATGCTTACGAAGGAAAAATCATCAACATTCACCCAGCTTATTTGCCAGAATTTCCAGGAGCACATGGTATTTTAGATGCTTGGCAAGCAGGTGTTAGTCAGTCAGGAGTGACTGTTCATTGGGTTGATAGTGGTATTGATACAGGAAAAATCATCAAACAGGTACGAGTACCACGTTTGAGTGATGATACTCTTGAAAGCTTTGAAGCCAGAATTCATGAAGCAGAATACCAATTGTATCCAGAGGTACTGGATAGTCTTGGAGTAGAGCGGCTTAACCGCTGA
- the purL gene encoding phosphoribosylformylglycinamidine synthase protein → MEKRVRLVLILGWFLIGLGILTMNKRIFVEKKADFQIKAQVLLKELKHQLQLKTLVDLRIVQVYDVFHLDQELLLTAIKHVFSEQVTDQVLSEEALQADLKRYAFFAIEALPGQFDQRAASSQEALLLLGASTDVTVLTSQLYLVNQDIAAEELEALKQYLLNPVDSRFKDILAGLDDQDFSVADKVIPTLDVFNDYTAEDLARYRSEQGLAMEVEDLLFIQDYFKTKGRVPTETELRVLDTYWSDHCRHTTFETELKTLDFSASHFEKQLQATYETYLAMRDELGRSERPQTLMDMATIFGRYERANGRLEDLEVSDEINAYSVEIEVDVDGVKEPWLLMFKNETHNHPTEIEPFGGAATCIGGAIRDPLSGRSYVYQAMRLSGAGDITSPLSETRKGKLPQQVISRQAAHGYSSYGNQIGLATTYVREYFHPGFVAKRMELGAVVGAAPKENVVREKPRTGDVVVLLGGKTGRDGIGGATGSSKVQTVESVETAGAEVQKGNAIEERKIQRLFRRGDVTRLIKKSNDFGAGGVCVAIGELAAGLNINLDKIPLKYAGLNGTEIAISESQERMAVVICPKDLEAFMSACHKENIHAAVVAAVTEKPNLVMTWNGQTIVDIERSFLETNGVRVSVAAKVVDSGAPIPEARQTTAETLEADTIAVLSDLNHASQKGLQTLFDSSVGRSTVIHPLGGRYQMTPVEGSVQKLPVQHGVTKTVSVIAQGYHPYIAEWSPYHGAAYAVIEATARLVATGSHWHKARFSYQEYFQRMDKQAERFGQPVAALLGAIEAQVQLGLPSIGGKDSMSGSFEELTVPPTLVAFGVTTAHVDHILSPEFKAAGENIYYIPGQAISEVIDFELIKSNFMTFEAIQKKHNISSASAVKYGGVVEALALAAFGNRLGACVTLPELDRSLTAQLGGFIFTSKEEITGVIKLGQTTSDFTLVVNDVKLSGARLLKAFEGSLEQVYPTVFQQAGELKPVPVVTTALAAQFKEKIAQPVVYIPVFPGTNSEYDSAKAFEREGARVNLVPFVTLNEAAIDASVDTMVDHIHQAHIIFLAGGFSAADEPDGSAKFIVNILLNEKVRMAIDAFIEKGGLIIGICNGFQALVKSGLLPYGRFEAVHEASPTLFYNDANQHVAKMVETRIANTNSPWLAGVRVGDIHAVAVSHGEGKLVVTERELAELCKNGQIFSQYVDLDGNPSMDSRYNPNGSVNAIEGLTSKNGQIIGKMGHSERFEEGLFQNIPGNKDQWLFRSAVHYFRGDHVGID, encoded by the coding sequence TTGGAGAAAAGAGTCAGGCTAGTTCTTATTTTGGGCTGGTTTCTGATTGGACTTGGTATATTAACTATGAATAAACGTATTTTTGTTGAAAAGAAGGCTGATTTTCAGATTAAGGCACAGGTCCTGTTAAAGGAATTGAAACATCAGCTGCAGTTAAAGACACTGGTTGATTTGCGTATTGTGCAGGTTTATGATGTGTTTCATTTGGATCAGGAGCTGCTTTTAACAGCTATAAAGCATGTTTTCTCTGAGCAGGTCACTGATCAGGTATTGTCAGAAGAAGCTTTACAAGCAGATTTAAAAAGGTATGCCTTTTTTGCGATTGAAGCTCTGCCTGGACAGTTTGATCAGCGTGCGGCAAGCTCTCAGGAAGCCTTATTGTTGTTAGGAGCCTCAACTGATGTGACTGTTTTGACCTCACAGCTTTATTTGGTCAATCAAGACATTGCTGCTGAAGAATTAGAAGCCTTAAAGCAGTACTTGTTAAATCCAGTGGATTCTAGGTTTAAGGACATATTAGCCGGTCTTGATGATCAGGATTTTTCAGTAGCAGATAAAGTGATTCCAACGCTTGATGTTTTTAATGATTATACAGCGGAAGATCTTGCTCGTTACAGGTCTGAGCAGGGCCTAGCAATGGAAGTGGAGGATCTGCTGTTTATTCAGGATTATTTCAAGACAAAGGGGCGAGTGCCAACAGAGACTGAACTAAGGGTTTTGGATACGTATTGGTCTGATCATTGTCGTCACACAACCTTTGAAACAGAGCTAAAAACGCTTGATTTTTCAGCTTCTCATTTTGAAAAGCAGCTCCAAGCTACCTATGAGACCTACCTTGCTATGCGTGATGAGCTAGGTCGATCTGAAAGGCCTCAAACGCTTATGGATATGGCTACCATTTTTGGACGTTATGAAAGAGCTAATGGTCGTTTAGAGGATTTGGAGGTTTCAGATGAAATCAATGCTTACTCAGTGGAAATTGAGGTAGATGTTGATGGTGTCAAGGAGCCTTGGCTGCTCATGTTTAAAAATGAAACACATAATCACCCAACGGAAATTGAACCCTTTGGGGGTGCTGCAACCTGTATTGGTGGAGCTATTCGTGATCCTCTGTCAGGCCGTTCCTATGTTTATCAAGCCATGCGGCTTTCTGGTGCAGGGGACATTACAAGCCCGCTGTCAGAGACTCGTAAGGGCAAATTACCACAGCAGGTTATTTCGAGGCAAGCAGCACATGGTTACTCGTCATATGGCAATCAAATTGGGCTAGCGACTACTTATGTTCGTGAGTATTTTCACCCAGGCTTTGTTGCCAAACGTATGGAGCTTGGTGCGGTAGTTGGTGCTGCACCCAAGGAAAATGTGGTTCGTGAAAAGCCAAGGACAGGTGACGTGGTGGTTTTGCTTGGTGGGAAAACAGGACGTGATGGTATTGGTGGTGCGACAGGATCATCTAAGGTTCAGACAGTTGAGTCTGTAGAAACAGCTGGTGCAGAGGTCCAAAAAGGAAATGCCATTGAGGAGCGTAAAATCCAACGTCTTTTTCGTCGTGGCGATGTGACACGCCTCATCAAGAAGTCAAATGATTTTGGTGCTGGTGGTGTTTGTGTAGCCATTGGCGAGCTTGCTGCTGGTCTTAACATTAACTTAGATAAGATTCCTTTAAAATATGCTGGGCTAAATGGAACAGAAATTGCCATTTCAGAATCCCAAGAGCGTATGGCTGTCGTGATTTGTCCAAAGGATTTAGAGGCCTTTATGAGCGCCTGCCATAAGGAAAATATCCATGCTGCTGTTGTGGCAGCTGTGACAGAAAAACCGAATCTTGTTATGACCTGGAATGGGCAGACGATTGTTGATATTGAACGCTCATTTTTAGAGACAAATGGTGTGCGCGTGTCTGTTGCTGCTAAGGTTGTTGACAGTGGTGCGCCAATACCAGAAGCTCGTCAAACTACTGCTGAGACACTTGAAGCAGATACCATTGCTGTCTTATCAGACCTGAACCATGCTAGTCAAAAGGGTTTGCAAACCCTGTTTGATAGCTCAGTGGGTCGCTCTACAGTAATACATCCGCTTGGTGGGCGCTATCAAATGACACCTGTTGAAGGCTCTGTTCAGAAATTACCAGTTCAACATGGAGTGACAAAGACAGTCTCTGTTATCGCTCAAGGCTATCACCCTTATATAGCCGAATGGTCACCTTATCATGGTGCTGCTTATGCTGTAATTGAGGCAACTGCTCGTCTGGTCGCAACGGGTAGCCATTGGCATAAGGCACGCTTTTCATATCAGGAATATTTCCAAAGAATGGATAAGCAGGCAGAGCGCTTTGGTCAACCGGTGGCAGCCTTGCTTGGAGCAATTGAAGCACAGGTGCAGCTTGGCTTGCCTTCTATTGGAGGTAAGGATTCAATGTCTGGTAGCTTTGAGGAATTGACAGTGCCGCCGACCTTGGTTGCCTTTGGTGTGACGACTGCTCATGTAGATCATATCCTTTCACCAGAATTTAAAGCTGCTGGCGAGAATATTTACTATATTCCAGGACAGGCTATTTCGGAAGTGATTGATTTTGAGTTGATAAAATCTAATTTTATGACTTTTGAGGCTATTCAGAAAAAGCATAATATTAGCTCAGCTTCGGCTGTTAAATATGGTGGTGTTGTTGAAGCACTGGCTCTTGCTGCCTTTGGTAATCGGTTAGGGGCTTGTGTGACATTACCAGAGCTTGACAGGAGCTTAACAGCTCAGCTTGGTGGCTTTATCTTTACATCAAAAGAGGAAATCACAGGTGTTATCAAGCTTGGTCAAACTACCAGTGACTTTACATTGGTTGTCAATGATGTCAAGCTATCTGGAGCTCGTCTCTTAAAGGCTTTTGAAGGGAGCCTGGAGCAGGTTTACCCGACGGTATTTCAGCAGGCAGGTGAATTGAAGCCTGTTCCTGTAGTGACAACAGCACTTGCTGCTCAGTTTAAGGAAAAAATAGCTCAGCCAGTTGTCTATATTCCAGTTTTTCCAGGAACTAACTCAGAATATGATTCGGCTAAGGCCTTTGAAAGAGAGGGTGCAAGGGTGAACTTGGTGCCTTTTGTTACCTTGAATGAGGCAGCTATTGACGCTTCAGTTGACACGATGGTTGACCATATTCATCAAGCTCATATTATCTTCCTTGCAGGTGGTTTTTCAGCGGCAGATGAGCCAGATGGTTCAGCTAAATTTATTGTTAATATCCTGCTGAATGAGAAGGTTCGAATGGCGATTGATGCCTTTATTGAAAAGGGTGGTCTGATTATCGGTATTTGTAATGGCTTTCAAGCTCTGGTCAAATCAGGGCTGCTGCCATATGGACGTTTTGAGGCGGTACATGAGGCTAGTCCAACTCTGTTTTATAATGATGCCAATCAGCATGTGGCTAAAATGGTAGAAACGCGTATTGCCAATACCAATTCTCCTTGGCTGGCAGGTGTCAGGGTGGGGGATATTCATGCTGTTGCAGTGTCACATGGAGAGGGCAAGCTTGTGGTAACAGAAAGAGAATTAGCAGAGCTTTGTAAAAATGGTCAGATTTTTAGCCAGTATGTTGACCTTGATGGTAATCCAAGCATGGATAGCAGGTATAATCCAAATGGCTCTGTCAACGCTATTGAAGGTCTTACCAGCAAAAATGGTCAGATTATCGGTAAGATGGGACATTCAGAGCGCTTTGAAGAGGGACTTTTCCAAAATATTCCGGGTAATAAGGATCAATGGTTATTCCGAAGTGCGGTGCATTATTTTAGAGGAGACCATGTGGGTATTGACTGA